In Chitinophaga sp. H8, the sequence GGTCGGTAGGCAAGGGGCCTTCCGCCAGCTGGCAGAACCAGGGGAGGAGAGAAGCCAGGGGCCTGAGCTGTTGCAGAATAGTATATAAATTCATTTGCAACCCTTGCTGAATGAACCTTTCCAGGGAGATACCCGGAAGAGGATCCTGGAGGTAACGCTCTTTGAGCTGCAGTTCTTTAGTGATCATAGCCTCCTGTGTGCAGGGAATCAGTAAGTGCTGCACCCCTGCCGGCAAGGAATTGAAGATGGAGAGAGAGCGTTTGTCGATCAGTGGCATCCGCTGTACCCTGCGATCTCCGTCGGGAAAGCTGATCAGTGCCCCGCTGATCCGTATCTGCGGGTGTTGGGTATGGTCCAGTTCCAGCAACAGGGCAGGCGTTACCTTATTCTTGTTGCCGGCAGCAGGAATAACTACTGTTTTATGTTGCTGATCTTTTTTCCCTGTATTCATTATTTTGATATGGTAACCAGGCACCTTCCGTTAGGAGGGCTGGTTTTAGTCCGGCATACCGGTACCTGTGGAGAGTTGCAGCAGTTTTTCATGTAAGGCCAGTACCTGTGGTATCACCATCTGCTGTTCATCATTATGAATAACGTAATCGCATAAGCGCATTTTGATGGTTTCGTCCATTTGTTTGTGGATACGGGCCAGTACCTCATTTCTGCTGATATTGTCCCGTTTCATCACCCGGTGTACCCGGAGTGGTTGCGGCGCATATACGCCGATCACCTTATCCAGGTAGTGGAAGGATTCACTTTCAAACATCAGGGCAGCTTCTTTCAGCACATATGGTGCCTGCTGGCGTTCTGCCCACTGGTTGGAGTCGCGGATGGTAGCCGGATGTACGAGTGAATTCAGCAGCAGGAGTTTGTTTTTATCATTAAACACAATATCTGCGATAAATTTACGGTTGAGGGTACCGGCGGTATCATAGGCCGCTTCCCCAAAATGCTGCCGGATCTGTGCGGCCAGTTCCGGGTCCCTTGTCATAATATCTTTAGCGGCAGCATCGGCATAGTACACCGGAATGCCTAATAGTTCAAATATTTTGCAAACCGTGGTTTTGCCAGATCCAATACCGCCTGTAATGCCAATCTTTAACATAATTGCCGATTCCGTGTTTATGCCTATGATGGAAGAAAGGAGAACTAATGCAGTACCCCGTTTTTCAGTAGCCAGCAAGTTAGTGGTTATGCAGCAATTTTCCCAGCAGGGTGGCTGCCAAAAGAAGATCCCGGAAACGGGTGCCTGACAGCACCGGCATCCGGGATCTTCCTGTAAAAAACGGGTATTTATATTATTTCTTTTCTTCTGTTTTCTGCTGGTTGCTGGTATATTCCATGCTAACAGCGGAGCGTTCGATTACGAAGTAGGTACCAGGACTTACTTCTACCTGCAGGGTATTGTTATCATTAATTTTTTTCACTTTACCGTGGATACCGGCAATAGTTACTATTTTATCTCCTTCGCGCAGGTTATCAATGAATTGTTTTTGCAGTTTGGCTTTCTTGGTCTGAGGGCGGATCATAAATAACCACATTACCAGGATCATACCTCCAAAAAATATGAAAGAGACCATAGAGGAGCCACCTTGTGCACCTCCCTGTGGTGAGGCCGCCAGTAAAATGTTCAGCATGTTCATGTACATCTTTGTTTGTTTATTAAGTTGTTTGCTGCCTGCCGGAATCCGGGAAAGCAGGTTGAATAGTGTTTTTTATTAGGTGCATATCCCCTGTTAAAGATCAGGGTTTCAGGATATTACACTGGATTTTTGGTCCTTCTACGATTTCATTTTCTGTATTGGCCCTGATGGTGATGGCTTTTTCGGTATATCCTTCTTTACCATGGCTATCAAAAATCACTTTCATATAACCGCTTTGACCGGGTTTGATGGGTTCTTTGGGCCATTCTGGTACCGTACATCCGCAGGTGGAGGTAGCATCCATAATGAGGAGGTCTTTATTACCAGTATTGGTGAATTTAAAAGAATACTCCACTTTTTCGCCTTGCGTAATATCTCCAAAATTATGAGTAGGCTTATCAAAGGTCATCACCGGATGCTGGCCATTAGCAGCACTGACGGCAGTGGTATCCTGCGTTTGCTGATTGCCCTCTTTAGCTGCTTTACTGTTGCAGGCAGCCATTAAGAAACAGCCGCTGACAAGCATATAGAACAGTGTTTTCATGTTGGGAAAATTTTTAATTGAGTATATCCGGCGTGAAAATAGATAATTTACCCTAAAAATAGTCTTTCCAGCTGATGTGGGCAGTCTAATTTTTATTACGGTCTACCTTCTGGATCAGTTGTTCTTTTTCCAGATCTTTCAGGATATTGTCCAGGATACCATTTACAAACTGGCCACTTTGTGGCGTGCTGTAAGCTTTAGCCAGGTCAATGTATTCGTTGATCGTTACTTTGGTAGGAATAGTAGGGAAGTATAAGAACTCACATACCCCCATTTCCATGAGCAGCATATCTACGGAGGCGATTCTTTCCGGATCCCAGTTTTGCAACTTGGGAGTAATCAGCTCCAGGCAATATGTTTTTTTGTCGATGACAGTGAGGAGGAGTTCCCGGGCATAGTCCAGTTTTTCCTTGCTGATCAGTTGTAAAAAGTTGAACAGGTGTGGTTTATTGAAGAAGTTACTGATCAATATACCCATCATATCTTCATCATCTCCCCAGTGGAGGAAGTTATCTTCCACATGCTGCAGAAATTCTTCGTTTTTATGGAGTATTTCCTTGAAAATGAATTCCAGTATTTCTTTCTCCGCGTTTTTAGAGCGGGAAGGTTCCTGGGTATAGGTTTTATAGGTATCCGTAGCTACCAGCAAATTGTACAATTTGCGGATCAGTTCAGGATCAGTCAGGTATTTCATTTTCCATTGTTCCAGGTTTACCTGGAAGCCGGGATCATTCGTAATCTGAAAGATAAATTCATTTCCTGCAATTTTGGTATTCACCTGCAGGTCCTCGGCAGAGGGAAGGTGTTTGGAAGCGCGGGTATGCGCATCCTTTTCGGCATATTGCGCTACCTGTACCACTGAATAAAGCAAGTAAGTAAAGATCTGGCAGGTTTGATCCAGCTTTTCATTTAAAAGTCTGGTGGCCGTGCCTGGCTTGATTGTGCCTACCTCCATCGTTTCCAGGGCATAGAGTGTTTGCATTACTTTTACCCGGATATTTCGTCTACTGATCATCTGTATAAAGAACTGGTATGAGCGCGCAAAATTAGTTATTTTGGCCGATTTGACAAAAAACTCAGACAGGAGGATCCTTACAAAATTGTGAGGCGGGGTGGTTGGTAGCCGACGGGAGGTGGTGGAGCTACCAGGATCAGGGAGGGAAAGACTGCCATGTGTCAGGCAGAAAGCCGTTTCCACTGAAAATTTGACATTTGTTGTCAGTGCCCCGGCACTTGTGTACATTTACAGCCTGAAAATTTGACCGAAATACGTCTTGGCATAATTCTCGTGGACGGATCATGCGTCTAAAATCTTACTTCTTTAAAAATAAAAGCGATATGGCTAAAAAATTAAGTATTAAACCTTTAGCTGACAGGGTAATCGTAAAACCCGCAGCAGCAGAAGAAAAAACAGCTGGTGGTATCATTATCCCGGACACAGCAAAAGAAAAACCTCAAAAAGGTACTGTAGTAGCTGCTGGCCCTGGTAAAAAAGATGAGCCTGTAACTGTAAAGGTAGGTGATACTGTATTGTATGGTAAATATGCCGGTACTGAAATCAGCGTTGAAGGCCAGGATTTATTGATCATGCGCGAGTCTGACATTCTGGCGATCGTTTAAAACAGTTTTTAGCCTTTAGCTCTTAGCCTTTAGCTGAAGATGTTTTGTTTAGGCTAACTGCTAATAGCCAATAGCTAACAGCTTTTTTAACCATTCCACTTATTAAACATTAAAATCATTTAACAATTATGGCAAAGCAAATATTTTTCAGTACCGATGCCCGCAACAAAATGAAGAAGGGTGTTGATACCCTGGCGGATGCTGTGAAGGTAACCCTGGGTCCAAAAGGCCGCAACGTAGTAATAGAAAAGAAATTTGGTGCTCCCGGAGTTACTAAAGATGGTGTTACTGTAGCGAAAGAAATTGAGCTGGAAGATGCTATCGAGAACATGGGTGCTCAGATGGTGAAGGAAGTAGCTTCCAAAACTGCTGATATTGCAGGTGATGGTACTACTACTGCAACTGTACTGGCTCAGGCTATCATAGGCGAAGGTTTGAAAAACGTAGCTGCAGGTGCAAATCCAATGGACCTGAAGCGTGGTATCGACAAAGCGGTTAAAGTTATTGTTGAAAACCTGAGAAAACAATCTGAAAAAGTAGGTAACGATAATAAGAAGATTGAGCAGGTAGCTGCTATTTCTGCCAACAATGATGCAGAAATCGGAAAGCTGATTGCACAAGCTATGCAGAAAGTTACTAAAGATGGCGTTATCACGGTAGAAGAAGCAAAAGGTACTGATACTACTGTAGAAGTAGTAGAAGGTATGCAGTTTGACCGTGGTTACCTGTCTCCATACTTCATTACCAACAGCGAAAAAATGCAGGCTGAACTGCAGAGCCCTTATATCCTGATCTATGACAAAAAGATCAGCACGATGAAGGACATCCTGCACATCCTGGAAAAAGTAGCTCAGCAAGGCGCTCCACTGGTGATCATCTCTGAAGATCTGGAAGGAGAAGCACTGGCTACCCTGGTAGTGAACAAATTACGTGGCACTTTGAAAGTAGCTGCTGTTAAAGCTCCTGGCTTTGGCGACAGAAGAAAAGAAATGCTGCAGGACATTGCTACTTTAACCGGTGGTATCGTAATCAGCGAAGACCAGGGTTACAAACTGGAAAATGCTGACCTGACTTACCTGGGTAGAGCAGAGTCTGTAACGATCGATAAAGACAACACTACTGTAGTAGGTGGTAAAGGCAAGAAAGATGAGATCAAAGCCCGTATCGGCCAGATCAAATCCCAGATTGAAGTAACTACTTCTGACTACGATCGTGAAAAATTACAGGAGCGCCTGGCTAAATTAAGCGGTGGTGTGGCTGTATTGTACGTAGGTGCTGCTACCGAAGTAGAAATGAAAGAGAAGAAAGACCGTGTGGATGATGCTTTACACGCTACCCGCGCTGCTGTTGAAGAAGGTATCGTACCTGGTGGTGGTGTTGCTTACATCCGTGCTATCGAATCTCTGGACAAACTGAAAGGTGATAACGAAGATGAACAAACCGGTATTGCTATCGTAAAACGCGCTGTTGAAGAGCCTTTACGTCAGATCACTGCTAACGCAGGTATCGAAGGTTCTATCGTGGTACAGAAAGTAAAAGAAGGTAAAGGTGATTTTGGTTTCAACGCACGCACTGAAAAGTATGAGAAATTACTGGGTGCAGGTGTTATTGATCCTACCAAAGTAACCCGTATTGCATTGGAAAATGCTGCTTCTATTGCCGGTATGTTGCTGACCACCGAATGTGTGATCGCTGACAGACCAGAACCTAAGGCTGCTGCTCCTGCTATGCCAGGTGGCGGACATGGTATGGGCATGGATTACTAATATTCCAGGCAGGGAAAACCAGTATCATTACCGGATTTCTCCCGCATATATTCCTGAACTCCCGTTTGCTGACTGCAAACGGGAGTTTTTTTGTTTGACGGTAACTATAAACAAGGGATAATATTGTGAAGGAGGTGTAACTTTGCGGAACTTTTATCCGTTTTAATGGCGAAGTGGCTGTATTGCCGGAACCGTAAGTGTAAATTATATGAAACTATTCATACATACCGGTTATTACGTGGTTTTACTGGTATTGGTGCTATTAACGGGGTGTGCTAAGAATGACCTGTCCCTTGCCGAAATGGATGCATTAAGAACAGGTAATAGCGGGAATGATGATGCCCGGATTAATGAATATCTTGTCAAGCATAATATTGAGGCAGTAAGAGACCCTTCGGGGCTGTATTACAAGATATTGTATTTTGGAGATAGCCTGTCTGTTATGCAGCCCACCTCTATACCTACCTTAGCGTATACCAATAAGTTATTGAATGACAAGGTGGTGGCATCCTCATTTGGCGGTATTGATTTTGATGGCCGTCAATTGAAAGACCATATTTTGGGGTGGCAGATTGGGTTAAGAAAGATAAGCAAAGGAGGGAGTATCTTACTTTTTATACCTTCCGCACTGGCTTTTGGCCCACAGTCGATCGGTAACCTAATCCCGGCCAATTCTATTCTGATCAGCGAAGTGGAGCTGATAGATTTTAAATAGTATTCAATATTCATTCATATAAAATTGCATTTCTGAGCATGAGGAAATTACTAGCACTGGGAGCCGTTTTTTTTGTTTTATTAGCTGCCTGCAAAAAAGACAAAACACCGCCGTATGATTTTGATGGCAACCTGAAAGCAGATACCCTGAAGATATTGGCTTACATCAAAGAAAAAAATATTACCGATGTAAAGCGTGATACTACCGGTGTTTACTACAAAATCATTGAACCAGGTAACGGGGTAGACAGTGTGTACCAGACTTCTAAAGTAAAAGCAGATTATAAACTGTCTTTACTGGATGGTACAGTGGTAGAAGAATCTAAGCCTACTGACCCGCTGGAGTTCTATTTAAGAGGGGTAATTGTAGGATGGCGTATTGGTTTGCCCAAGATAACTAAAGGTGGAACGATCCAGTTGTTTATTCCTTCTCCCTGGGGATATCAGAATGAAGCGAGTGCTAAAATCCCGGCTAACTCTGTGTTGATCTTCAATGTGAAGGTGCGGGATGTTAATTATTGATTACTGCGTAAAAAGATAAACAAAATGCCCCGCCGATATACCGGCGGGGCATTTTGTTTATGGCCAACCAGCTATAAAAAATGGTTGCTGTTCCTGTTTCCATTAATTTTGATATAAATATTTAACGTAGTGGCACACGAACCTATTTCCGTTTTCGACATCTTCAAGATAGGCATTGGACCGTCCAGCTCCCATACCTTAGGCCCCTGGCGTGCTGCACAGCAGTTTTTGCATGCTGTGGATGCTTCCGGCAAATTATCAATGGTAACCAACGTAAAAGTGTTGCTGTACGGCAGCCTGGCAAAAACCGGGCATGGCCACGGAACAGACATAGCGGTACAGCTGGGGTTGTGTGGGGATGACCCTGTCACATTTGATGTAAACCAGATCACTTCTAAGATAGATGACATCCGCCGTCATAAGAAAATCCTCTTGTCGGGTCAATATGAAATCGTATTTGATCCCCTGGAGGATATTGATTTCCTGTTTGAGGAATCGTTGCCATTTCATCCAAATGCACTTACTTTTCTGGTTTCCTTTACAGACGGAGATCAGCAGGCATTCACCTATTATTCAATAGGCGGGGGTTTTGTAGTGCAGGAAGGTGAAACACATGCCGGAAGTGCCGGTGTGGATCTCCCTTTTCCTATTGATACCGCCCGGCAATTATTGCAATGGTGTATTAAAACAGGGTATAGCATTTCAGAGCTGGTAATGGAAAATGAGGGTGCATGGCGTCCGGAGGAGGTTACACGGGAAGGCGTGATGAAAATATGGCAGGTGATGAAGGAGTGTACTTACCGGGGATGCCATACTACCGGAGAGCTGCCTGGCGGGTTGAGAGTAGCCCGCAGGGCCGCAGCGCTGAATAAAAGGCTTTTAAAAGGCAAGCCTTACCAGGATTATAGCTCCTGGATCACAGCTATCCGGGAAGGCGGTAATGATTTTGCCTATACATTGGATTGGGTGAGCTGTTTTGCATTAGCTGTTAATGAGGAAAATGCTTCCTTTGGCCGGGTGGTAACGGCGCCAACCAATGGTGCAGCAGGGGTAATCCCGGCAGTATTACAGTATTATATTACCTTTTGTAATGGGTTTAAGGACACCCAGATTTTACAGTTCTTATTAACCGCTTCGGAAATAGGCAGCATTTTTAAAAAGCGATCCACCATTTCCGCTGCTATGGGAGGATGCCAGGCAGAGATCGGGGTGTCTTCAGCTATGGCCGCTGCCGCATTAACAGAATGTTTGGGCGGCTCCCAGCGACAGGTATTAATGGCGGCAGAAATAGCGATGGAGCATCACCTGGGGCTTACCTGCGATCCTATTGGCGGGTTGGTGCAGGTACCCTGTATTGAAAGAAATACGATGGGGGCGATAAAAGCTATTACTGCATCACAACTGGCGCTTCAGAGTAATCCGGAATTAGCTAAGGTATCTTTGGATGCGGTGGTGAAAACGATGTGGGAAACAGCGTTGGATATGAATTCCAAATACAAGGAAACCTCTGATGGCGGGCTGGCGGTGAATATCCCTATCAGTTTGCCGGAGTGTTAGTGTCAGGCTAGCCCTATGGTGTTCAGGAGTAACCATATCGCAGCGGAGTGTTTACTGTGGTTGTTGCCGGTGTTTTATCAGATTAAAGATTATATTACAACATCATTAAGTTTTCTTTAAAGCATGCTTAACCACTGCAAACTTCCCCCTGCCTGCTGTAAACTACCTGTTACCTGTTGCAAGTTATTTCTCTTTATACTTTTAGTGGCGCCGCTGGCTTTATCAGCGCAGCAGTTTGGGGGCAATCCTTCTTCCCTGAAATGGGACCAGATCAATACAGATACGGTCAGGATAATATTTCCCAGGGGAATGGTAAAGGAAGGCCAGCGTG encodes:
- the yajC gene encoding preprotein translocase subunit YajC, coding for MNMLNILLAASPQGGAQGGSSMVSFIFFGGMILVMWLFMIRPQTKKAKLQKQFIDNLREGDKIVTIAGIHGKVKKINDNNTLQVEVSPGTYFVIERSAVSMEYTSNQQKTEEKK
- a CDS encoding FKBP-type peptidyl-prolyl cis-trans isomerase; translated protein: MKLFIHTGYYVVLLVLVLLTGCAKNDLSLAEMDALRTGNSGNDDARINEYLVKHNIEAVRDPSGLYYKILYFGDSLSVMQPTSIPTLAYTNKLLNDKVVASSFGGIDFDGRQLKDHILGWQIGLRKISKGGSILLFIPSALAFGPQSIGNLIPANSILISEVELIDFK
- a CDS encoding co-chaperone GroES: MAKKLSIKPLADRVIVKPAAAEEKTAGGIIIPDTAKEKPQKGTVVAAGPGKKDEPVTVKVGDTVLYGKYAGTEISVEGQDLLIMRESDILAIV
- a CDS encoding DUF1573 domain-containing protein; the encoded protein is MKTLFYMLVSGCFLMAACNSKAAKEGNQQTQDTTAVSAANGQHPVMTFDKPTHNFGDITQGEKVEYSFKFTNTGNKDLLIMDATSTCGCTVPEWPKEPIKPGQSGYMKVIFDSHGKEGYTEKAITIRANTENEIVEGPKIQCNILKP
- the nusB gene encoding transcription antitermination factor NusB; protein product: MISRRNIRVKVMQTLYALETMEVGTIKPGTATRLLNEKLDQTCQIFTYLLYSVVQVAQYAEKDAHTRASKHLPSAEDLQVNTKIAGNEFIFQITNDPGFQVNLEQWKMKYLTDPELIRKLYNLLVATDTYKTYTQEPSRSKNAEKEILEFIFKEILHKNEEFLQHVEDNFLHWGDDEDMMGILISNFFNKPHLFNFLQLISKEKLDYARELLLTVIDKKTYCLELITPKLQNWDPERIASVDMLLMEMGVCEFLYFPTIPTKVTINEYIDLAKAYSTPQSGQFVNGILDNILKDLEKEQLIQKVDRNKN
- a CDS encoding L-serine ammonia-lyase — translated: MAHEPISVFDIFKIGIGPSSSHTLGPWRAAQQFLHAVDASGKLSMVTNVKVLLYGSLAKTGHGHGTDIAVQLGLCGDDPVTFDVNQITSKIDDIRRHKKILLSGQYEIVFDPLEDIDFLFEESLPFHPNALTFLVSFTDGDQQAFTYYSIGGGFVVQEGETHAGSAGVDLPFPIDTARQLLQWCIKTGYSISELVMENEGAWRPEEVTREGVMKIWQVMKECTYRGCHTTGELPGGLRVARRAAALNKRLLKGKPYQDYSSWITAIREGGNDFAYTLDWVSCFALAVNEENASFGRVVTAPTNGAAGVIPAVLQYYITFCNGFKDTQILQFLLTASEIGSIFKKRSTISAAMGGCQAEIGVSSAMAAAALTECLGGSQRQVLMAAEIAMEHHLGLTCDPIGGLVQVPCIERNTMGAIKAITASQLALQSNPELAKVSLDAVVKTMWETALDMNSKYKETSDGGLAVNIPISLPEC
- the coaE gene encoding dephospho-CoA kinase (Dephospho-CoA kinase (CoaE) performs the final step in coenzyme A biosynthesis.), which codes for MLKIGITGGIGSGKTTVCKIFELLGIPVYYADAAAKDIMTRDPELAAQIRQHFGEAAYDTAGTLNRKFIADIVFNDKNKLLLLNSLVHPATIRDSNQWAERQQAPYVLKEAALMFESESFHYLDKVIGVYAPQPLRVHRVMKRDNISRNEVLARIHKQMDETIKMRLCDYVIHNDEQQMVIPQVLALHEKLLQLSTGTGMPD
- the groL gene encoding chaperonin GroEL (60 kDa chaperone family; promotes refolding of misfolded polypeptides especially under stressful conditions; forms two stacked rings of heptamers to form a barrel-shaped 14mer; ends can be capped by GroES; misfolded proteins enter the barrel where they are refolded when GroES binds), with protein sequence MAKQIFFSTDARNKMKKGVDTLADAVKVTLGPKGRNVVIEKKFGAPGVTKDGVTVAKEIELEDAIENMGAQMVKEVASKTADIAGDGTTTATVLAQAIIGEGLKNVAAGANPMDLKRGIDKAVKVIVENLRKQSEKVGNDNKKIEQVAAISANNDAEIGKLIAQAMQKVTKDGVITVEEAKGTDTTVEVVEGMQFDRGYLSPYFITNSEKMQAELQSPYILIYDKKISTMKDILHILEKVAQQGAPLVIISEDLEGEALATLVVNKLRGTLKVAAVKAPGFGDRRKEMLQDIATLTGGIVISEDQGYKLENADLTYLGRAESVTIDKDNTTVVGGKGKKDEIKARIGQIKSQIEVTTSDYDREKLQERLAKLSGGVAVLYVGAATEVEMKEKKDRVDDALHATRAAVEEGIVPGGGVAYIRAIESLDKLKGDNEDEQTGIAIVKRAVEEPLRQITANAGIEGSIVVQKVKEGKGDFGFNARTEKYEKLLGAGVIDPTKVTRIALENAASIAGMLLTTECVIADRPEPKAAAPAMPGGGHGMGMDY
- a CDS encoding FKBP-type peptidyl-prolyl cis-trans isomerase; amino-acid sequence: MRKLLALGAVFFVLLAACKKDKTPPYDFDGNLKADTLKILAYIKEKNITDVKRDTTGVYYKIIEPGNGVDSVYQTSKVKADYKLSLLDGTVVEESKPTDPLEFYLRGVIVGWRIGLPKITKGGTIQLFIPSPWGYQNEASAKIPANSVLIFNVKVRDVNY